From Hartmannibacter diazotrophicus, a single genomic window includes:
- a CDS encoding bifunctional DedA family/phosphatase PAP2 family protein encodes MFSDLISSVVEFLRLNPGFAYLAAFLLAFSESIPIVGAVVPGTATILALSALVPSGVLVFWPLLAATVLGAIAGDGLSFWLGHRYHRGVLGAWPFSRYPDLVRHSETFFDRHGDKSVFLARFIPGVRAFVPLLAGVLNMGVATFYTVNVASALVWAPVHVLSGMLVGTSVGMLGEAAKPLALLLVVTVIGLWVVVQVVRLTLRHVMPVLLLGAGHTRIWAEKQPGWLPRYLAAVLDPQQSDARVLAALILVLAAGAWTFFGILEDVVTGDPLVYADQAIYNIFQELRSGPGDSIMIAVTELGDTSVVVAMVLAVLGWLLWKGAWRTAGYWLAAIAGASMLNTAIKVALHRTRPIGDLYNGWSAFSFPSGHSTINFVLYGFLAFLLARFASGRMKIAIAFTAACFAFAIAFSRLYLGAHWFSDVAGGLAFGSAWLALLVLFYMRRPAERLPTAPFVAVCLLVLVGFGGFHVDRNHARDVERYAVRTAVPTMTLADWRGTRWQDLAVWRTDLTGEQEEPLTIQWAGDLEPLRTALLAEGWQPSPPWTVANALHWLTPGASPEGLPVVPLLSSGQPSGLALILPEPASSGARHVFRLWPANFNVIDGRKSPLWVGSVINEQLVAPLSLVTIPRMQPADRPMLASIETALAKAGITVERHSRPEGTNPVLLGFVP; translated from the coding sequence ATGTTCAGCGACCTGATTTCGTCGGTCGTCGAGTTCCTGCGACTGAATCCCGGCTTTGCCTATCTGGCCGCATTCCTGCTGGCCTTTTCGGAATCCATTCCGATTGTCGGCGCCGTCGTCCCCGGAACCGCGACCATCCTCGCCTTGAGCGCCCTCGTGCCGAGCGGCGTGCTCGTCTTCTGGCCGCTGCTCGCAGCCACGGTCCTCGGCGCCATCGCTGGCGACGGTTTGTCGTTCTGGCTGGGCCATCGCTATCACCGCGGCGTCCTCGGGGCGTGGCCCTTCAGCCGCTATCCGGATCTCGTGCGCCACAGCGAAACCTTCTTCGACCGCCACGGCGACAAGAGCGTCTTTCTTGCCCGCTTCATTCCCGGCGTCAGGGCCTTTGTTCCCTTGCTTGCCGGCGTCCTCAACATGGGCGTTGCCACCTTCTACACCGTGAACGTCGCCTCGGCGCTCGTCTGGGCGCCCGTGCATGTCCTGTCGGGCATGCTGGTCGGCACGTCGGTTGGCATGCTGGGCGAAGCGGCCAAGCCGCTGGCGCTGCTGCTGGTCGTCACCGTCATCGGGCTATGGGTGGTTGTGCAGGTGGTGCGCCTCACCCTGCGCCATGTGATGCCCGTCCTCCTGCTCGGTGCCGGGCATACGCGCATCTGGGCAGAGAAGCAGCCGGGATGGCTGCCGCGTTATCTCGCCGCCGTGCTCGATCCGCAGCAGAGCGACGCGCGCGTGTTGGCCGCTCTCATTCTCGTTCTGGCGGCCGGCGCGTGGACCTTCTTCGGCATTCTGGAAGACGTCGTCACCGGCGATCCGCTCGTTTACGCCGATCAGGCCATCTACAATATTTTTCAGGAGCTTCGCTCCGGCCCCGGCGATTCCATCATGATCGCGGTCACCGAACTCGGCGACACCAGCGTGGTCGTCGCCATGGTTCTGGCGGTGCTTGGCTGGCTGCTGTGGAAGGGCGCCTGGCGGACGGCGGGCTACTGGCTGGCGGCCATTGCCGGCGCCTCGATGCTCAACACGGCGATCAAGGTCGCCCTGCACCGCACCCGCCCGATCGGGGATCTCTACAACGGCTGGAGCGCCTTCTCCTTCCCGAGCGGGCACAGCACGATCAACTTCGTCCTCTACGGCTTCCTTGCCTTTCTCCTGGCGCGCTTCGCGTCGGGCCGGATGAAGATCGCGATCGCCTTTACGGCAGCCTGTTTTGCCTTCGCGATCGCCTTCTCGCGCCTTTATCTCGGCGCGCACTGGTTCTCCGATGTGGCGGGCGGTCTCGCGTTCGGCTCGGCATGGCTGGCGCTGCTTGTGCTCTTCTACATGCGCCGCCCGGCCGAACGGCTGCCGACGGCGCCATTTGTTGCGGTCTGCCTTCTGGTGCTCGTCGGCTTCGGTGGGTTTCATGTCGATCGCAATCACGCACGGGACGTCGAGCGCTATGCGGTTCGCACGGCCGTGCCGACGATGACGCTGGCCGACTGGCGGGGGACGCGATGGCAGGATCTGGCCGTCTGGCGCACCGACCTGACCGGAGAGCAGGAGGAGCCGCTGACCATCCAGTGGGCCGGCGATCTTGAACCCTTGCGAACGGCTTTGCTGGCAGAGGGGTGGCAGCCATCGCCGCCGTGGACCGTCGCCAACGCGCTGCATTGGTTGACGCCGGGCGCATCGCCTGAGGGCTTGCCCGTGGTCCCCCTGCTTTCCAGCGGCCAACCTTCCGGTTTGGCGCTCATCCTGCCGGAGCCGGCATCATCGGGTGCGCGCCACGTCTTCCGCCTTTGGCCCGCCAACTTCAATGTCATCGACGGTCGCAAGAGCCCGCTCTGGGTCGGGTCCGTCATCAATGAGCAGTTGGTCGCGCCGCTTTCATTGGTGACGATCCCGCGAATGCAGCCGGCCGACCGGCCGATGCTTGCGTCAATCGAAACGGCGCTGGCTAAGGCCGGCATCACGGTGGAACGTCACAGCCGTCCGGAAGGCACGAACCCGGTCCTGCTCGGGTTCGTGCCTTGA
- a CDS encoding TRAP transporter large permease: MHALDFLFNLKSLGVELGTLVMFGLMLALLVLGIPLAFVTLLVALIFAVGWFGPMAVPLITSRVYSFVSSFVFVSVPMFVLMAAILDRSGIARDLFDAMRLIGGRLRGGIAVQTIFVAVILAAMSGIIGGEIVLLGLIALPQMLRLGYDRNLAIGVICAGGSLGTMVPPSIVLIIYGLTANVSIGDLFTSAFIPGFMLAMFYVVYVLIRAWLNPSLAPVPEPDGIPFAKKLSKLKGLILPALVVSFVLGSIYGGIASVTEASAVGVAGVILSTVVRGEFSLRLLRDAALQTLSTCGMIVWIGIGASALVGVFNLMGGIKFVSDLLTGVSDNPTVVLLVMMAILFVLGMFLDWVGIALLTMPIFVPIIIKLGYDPVWFGVLFAMNMQVSFLSPPFGPAAFYLKSVAPPEISLGDIFKSLLPFICLQVLAVATLIVFPGITGR; this comes from the coding sequence ATGCACGCCCTCGACTTTCTCTTCAATCTGAAATCGCTCGGCGTCGAACTCGGCACACTGGTGATGTTCGGCCTGATGCTGGCGCTTCTGGTGCTCGGCATCCCGCTTGCCTTCGTCACGCTGCTCGTCGCCCTCATCTTCGCGGTCGGCTGGTTCGGCCCGATGGCCGTGCCGCTGATCACCAGCCGCGTCTATTCCTTCGTCTCGTCCTTCGTCTTCGTCTCCGTGCCGATGTTCGTGCTGATGGCGGCGATCCTCGACCGGTCCGGCATCGCCCGAGACCTCTTCGACGCGATGCGCCTGATCGGCGGACGGCTGCGCGGCGGCATCGCGGTGCAGACCATCTTCGTCGCCGTGATCCTCGCGGCCATGAGCGGCATCATCGGCGGCGAGATCGTGCTTCTCGGCCTCATCGCCCTGCCGCAGATGCTGCGGCTCGGCTACGACCGCAATCTCGCGATCGGCGTCATCTGCGCCGGCGGCTCGCTCGGCACCATGGTCCCGCCGTCGATCGTGCTCATCATCTACGGTCTTACCGCCAACGTCTCGATCGGCGACCTCTTCACCTCGGCCTTCATTCCCGGCTTCATGCTGGCGATGTTCTATGTCGTCTACGTGCTGATCCGCGCCTGGCTCAATCCGTCGCTTGCGCCGGTGCCGGAGCCCGACGGCATTCCCTTTGCGAAGAAGCTTTCAAAGCTCAAGGGACTGATCCTGCCGGCACTGGTCGTTTCCTTCGTGCTCGGCTCGATCTACGGCGGCATCGCCTCGGTGACCGAGGCCTCGGCGGTCGGCGTTGCCGGCGTGATCCTCTCCACCGTGGTGCGCGGCGAGTTCTCCTTGCGGCTCCTCCGTGATGCCGCTCTCCAGACGCTCTCGACCTGCGGCATGATCGTGTGGATCGGCATCGGCGCCAGCGCCCTCGTCGGCGTCTTCAACCTGATGGGCGGCATCAAGTTCGTCTCCGACCTTCTGACCGGCGTTTCTGACAATCCGACCGTCGTCCTGCTTGTGATGATGGCGATCCTCTTCGTCCTCGGCATGTTCCTCGACTGGGTCGGCATCGCGCTTTTGACCATGCCGATCTTCGTGCCGATCATCATCAAGCTCGGCTACGATCCGGTCTGGTTCGGCGTGCTCTTCGCCATGAACATGCAGGTCTCGTTCCTGTCGCCGCCCTTTGGCCCCGCCGCCTTCTATCTGAAAAGCGTCGCGCCACCGGAGATCAGCCTCGGCGACATCTTCAAGTCGCTGCTGCCCTTCATCTGCCTTCAGGTGCTGGCGGTTGCGACCCTGATCGTCTTTCCGGGCATCACGGGCCGCTGA
- a CDS encoding TRAP transporter small permease subunit, with the protein MALPEGEFEMPREERYAIPEAGWLGKAIDKGGLIFALGLLAAMLILIQEVVLRYVFNAPTIWAHETTVFLCALAFVYGGLYCTARDSHIRVVLIYDAVSPTVRRGLDVIISIISAIASAFFAWASWELVKRAIFRPDGSIHLETSGSAWDPPFPALLKLFLLAVMAVMTVQFVILAINHARRAVAKREAR; encoded by the coding sequence ATGGCGCTGCCGGAAGGTGAGTTCGAAATGCCGCGCGAGGAGCGGTATGCGATCCCGGAAGCAGGCTGGCTCGGCAAGGCGATCGACAAGGGCGGACTGATCTTCGCCCTCGGACTCCTCGCCGCAATGCTGATCCTGATCCAGGAAGTGGTGCTGCGCTATGTCTTCAACGCGCCGACGATCTGGGCGCACGAGACGACCGTCTTCCTGTGCGCGCTCGCCTTCGTCTACGGCGGGCTCTACTGCACCGCCCGCGACAGCCATATCCGCGTCGTCCTGATCTACGATGCCGTGAGCCCAACCGTGCGCCGGGGGCTGGACGTGATCATCTCGATCATCTCGGCGATTGCTTCCGCCTTCTTCGCGTGGGCGTCGTGGGAACTCGTCAAGCGCGCCATCTTCCGCCCTGACGGCTCCATTCACCTGGAAACCTCGGGCAGCGCCTGGGACCCGCCCTTCCCTGCCCTTCTCAAGCTCTTCCTGCTGGCTGTCATGGCCGTGATGACGGTGCAGTTCGTGATCCTTGCGATCAATCACGCCCGCCGGGCCGTTGCGAAGCGGGAGGCGCGCTGA
- a CDS encoding TRAP transporter substrate-binding protein: MLKSFAKVTLAAVATVAIAGPVWAADYSFKFQSSDPAGNPNFELQQGWAKSVAEKTGGKVEIELLPVGSIVEHQETQDAIAAGILDGHITDTSYFAGKDAAFGLIANPVGAWSDPQQMFDFMEKGGGNELMNSLLEPYGLHFIGATTPGLESLVSKVPLDGVADLKGLKMRAPEGLVQQVFAAAGAAPVNLPGSEVFTSLDKGVIDAADYTVFSTNQAQGLNDIAPNPVYPGFHSMPLVEISMNKQKWDELPDDIKTTLTESVHDFALHEVEVLSEKDKEAVKQAEAGGKIHIHNWSDEERAKFRKIAIGQWEKVAEKSANAKKVYDVLVAYLQDNGLVNLD, translated from the coding sequence ATGTTGAAGTCTTTTGCTAAAGTGACGCTTGCCGCCGTGGCCACCGTGGCGATCGCCGGCCCCGTCTGGGCCGCCGACTATTCGTTCAAGTTCCAGTCGAGCGACCCGGCCGGCAATCCGAATTTCGAGCTGCAGCAGGGCTGGGCCAAGTCGGTCGCCGAGAAGACCGGCGGCAAGGTCGAGATCGAACTGCTGCCCGTCGGCAGCATCGTCGAGCATCAGGAAACCCAGGACGCCATCGCCGCCGGAATCCTCGACGGCCATATCACCGACACGTCCTATTTCGCCGGCAAGGACGCCGCCTTCGGCCTCATCGCCAATCCGGTCGGCGCCTGGTCCGATCCGCAGCAGATGTTCGACTTCATGGAGAAGGGCGGCGGCAACGAGCTCATGAACTCGCTGCTCGAGCCCTATGGCCTGCACTTCATCGGTGCGACCACGCCGGGCCTGGAATCCCTCGTCTCCAAGGTGCCGCTCGACGGCGTTGCCGACCTCAAGGGCCTCAAGATGCGTGCGCCGGAAGGCCTCGTGCAGCAGGTCTTCGCCGCCGCAGGCGCCGCGCCGGTCAACCTGCCCGGTTCGGAAGTCTTCACCTCGCTCGACAAAGGCGTGATCGACGCGGCCGACTACACCGTCTTTTCGACCAACCAGGCCCAGGGCCTCAACGACATCGCCCCAAACCCGGTCTATCCGGGCTTCCACTCGATGCCGCTCGTCGAAATCTCGATGAACAAGCAGAAGTGGGACGAGCTGCCGGACGACATCAAGACGACCCTCACCGAAAGCGTTCACGACTTCGCCCTGCATGAAGTCGAGGTGCTTTCCGAGAAGGACAAGGAGGCCGTGAAGCAGGCCGAGGCCGGCGGCAAGATCCACATCCACAACTGGTCGGACGAGGAACGCGCCAAGTTCCGCAAGATCGCGATCGGCCAGTGGGAAAAGGTCGCCGAAAAGTCGGCCAACGCCAAGAAGGTCTACGACGTGCTGGTCGCCTATCTGCAGGACAACGGGCTCGTCAATCTGGACTGA
- a CDS encoding gluconokinase, whose amino-acid sequence MASEVSSVLVMGVCGVGKTTLAQSIADALHCGVVEADDFHPKQNVDAMRAGQPLNDDMRWSWLDALGNVVAGTMEADPSRPVVFACSALKRSYRERLREKLGRFAIVHLTGSPDLIHERMTGRKDHFMPTSLLASQLADLEPPTEDEAPLIRIDVGQTQQEMTAEAISFVTPLIGNGDERR is encoded by the coding sequence GTGGCGAGCGAGGTTTCGTCGGTCCTGGTGATGGGGGTTTGCGGCGTCGGCAAGACGACGCTGGCGCAGTCGATCGCCGATGCGCTCCATTGCGGCGTCGTCGAGGCGGACGATTTTCATCCCAAGCAGAATGTCGATGCCATGCGCGCCGGCCAGCCGCTCAACGACGACATGCGCTGGAGTTGGCTCGATGCCCTCGGCAACGTCGTCGCCGGCACCATGGAAGCCGATCCGTCCCGCCCCGTCGTCTTCGCCTGCTCGGCCCTGAAGCGGAGCTATCGCGAACGGCTGCGCGAGAAGCTCGGCCGCTTCGCCATCGTGCATCTCACCGGCTCGCCCGACCTGATCCACGAGCGCATGACGGGCCGCAAGGACCACTTCATGCCGACGAGCCTGCTGGCCAGCCAGCTTGCCGATCTGGAGCCGCCGACCGAGGACGAGGCGCCGCTGATCCGGATCGATGTCGGGCAGACGCAACAGGAGATGACGGCCGAGGCCATTTCATTTGTCACCCCACTGATCGGGAACGGTGACGAAAGACGCTGA
- a CDS encoding LacI family DNA-binding transcriptional regulator: MNERRVTLASVAERVGVSAITVSRALRTPEKVSPPLLEKIQRAIADLGYVPDPAARALASGRTNVIGVLIPSVTNNVFSDVLRGIYAAVEGEPFEIQLGNSRYSPVMEETLLRVFLSQKPAGLIVAGIDQSAASRKMLETAPCPTVQIMELGPDPIDMMIGFSHYDGAAAATRHLLETGSRYPAFVGARMDPRTQRRFAGFRDTCEAAGLFSEARCITTPAPSTVTLGTQLFADLIARHPKIDGVFCNNDDLALGILFEAQRRHIRVPADLTICGFNDLEMMAVAEPSITSVRTYRYDMGRRAIEMISARIRGGDGDTPAVVDLGFQLQPRQSTARAG; this comes from the coding sequence ATGAACGAACGGAGAGTGACGCTAGCCTCCGTCGCGGAGCGGGTTGGCGTTAGCGCAATCACCGTTTCAAGGGCCCTGCGCACCCCGGAAAAGGTCTCGCCGCCGCTTCTTGAAAAAATCCAGCGCGCTATCGCCGATCTCGGCTACGTGCCGGACCCGGCGGCCCGCGCCCTTGCGTCCGGGCGCACCAACGTCATCGGCGTGCTCATCCCGTCGGTCACCAACAACGTCTTTTCCGATGTCTTGCGCGGCATCTATGCGGCGGTGGAAGGTGAGCCCTTCGAGATCCAGCTCGGCAATTCGCGCTATTCTCCCGTCATGGAGGAGACCCTCTTGCGGGTCTTTCTCAGCCAGAAGCCGGCCGGCCTGATCGTCGCCGGCATCGACCAGTCGGCCGCCTCCCGCAAGATGCTGGAGACGGCGCCCTGTCCGACGGTCCAGATCATGGAGCTTGGGCCCGATCCGATCGACATGATGATCGGCTTCTCGCACTACGACGGCGCCGCCGCCGCGACCCGCCACCTGCTGGAGACCGGCAGCCGCTATCCCGCCTTCGTCGGCGCGCGGATGGACCCGAGAACCCAGCGCCGCTTTGCCGGTTTCCGCGACACATGCGAGGCGGCGGGGCTCTTCTCCGAGGCGCGCTGCATCACCACGCCGGCGCCTTCGACCGTCACGCTCGGCACGCAGCTGTTCGCCGACCTAATCGCCCGCCATCCGAAGATCGACGGCGTCTTCTGCAACAACGACGACCTCGCCCTCGGCATTCTCTTCGAGGCCCAGCGGCGGCACATTCGCGTGCCGGCCGACCTGACGATCTGCGGCTTCAACGACCTTGAGATGATGGCGGTCGCCGAGCCTTCGATCACCAGCGTGCGCACCTACCGCTACGACATGGGGCGGCGGGCGATCGAGATGATATCGGCGCGGATCAGGGGAGGGGACGGCGACACGCCCGCCGTCGTCGATCTCGGCTTCCAGCTTCAGCCGCGCCAGAGCACGGCGAGGGCCGGATAG
- the arsH gene encoding arsenical resistance protein ArsH, with protein MTDRVTALDLPNIDPEQIRPIDSSLLAADGDPGHPPRILLLYGSLRERSYSRLAAEEAARLLQYFGAETRIFSPEGLPLPDGAPVDHPKVAELRDLAQWSEGMVWVSPERHGAMTGIMKAQIDWLPLSLGAVRPTQGKTLAVMEVSGGSQSFNAVNQMRILGRWMRMVTIPNQSSVPKAFAEFDEAGRMKPSPYYNRIVDVMEELVKFTFMVRGRSSYLVDRYSERVESAEALSKRVNQRSI; from the coding sequence ATGACCGATCGCGTGACCGCCTTGGACCTGCCCAACATCGATCCGGAACAGATCAGGCCCATCGACTCGTCATTGCTGGCGGCCGATGGCGATCCCGGCCATCCGCCCCGCATCCTGCTGCTCTACGGTTCCCTGCGCGAGCGCTCCTATTCGCGCCTTGCCGCCGAGGAGGCCGCCCGCCTGCTGCAGTATTTCGGGGCCGAGACGCGCATCTTTTCTCCCGAAGGGCTGCCGCTGCCCGATGGCGCCCCGGTCGATCATCCGAAGGTCGCCGAGTTACGCGACCTTGCCCAGTGGTCGGAAGGCATGGTCTGGGTGTCGCCCGAACGCCATGGCGCGATGACCGGCATCATGAAGGCGCAGATCGACTGGCTACCGCTGTCGCTCGGCGCCGTCCGGCCGACGCAGGGCAAGACGCTGGCCGTGATGGAGGTTTCGGGTGGATCGCAAAGCTTCAACGCGGTCAACCAGATGCGTATCCTCGGGCGCTGGATGCGGATGGTGACCATCCCGAACCAGTCCTCGGTGCCGAAGGCCTTTGCCGAGTTCGACGAGGCCGGGCGGATGAAGCCCTCGCCCTACTACAACCGGATCGTCGACGTGATGGAGGAACTGGTGAAGTTCACCTTTATGGTGCGCGGCCGCTCGTCCTATCTGGTCGACCGCTATTCGGAGCGGGTGGAGAGCGCCGAGGCGCTTTCCAAGCGGGTGAACCAGCGCTCGATCTGA
- the arsC gene encoding arsenate reductase (glutaredoxin) (This arsenate reductase requires both glutathione and glutaredoxin to convert arsenate to arsenite, after which the efflux transporter formed by ArsA and ArsB can extrude the arsenite from the cell, providing resistance.) — MSVTIYHNPACGTSRNTLAMIRASGAEPEVIEYLKTPPTRERLKELIAASGLSVREVLRQKGTPYGDLGLDNPELSDEELIDAMMAHPILINRPIVVAPKGVRLCRPSEVVLEILENPDIEFTKEDGEVVKGTGA; from the coding sequence ATGAGCGTCACGATTTACCACAACCCCGCCTGCGGCACCTCCCGCAACACCCTTGCCATGATCCGCGCGAGCGGCGCCGAGCCGGAGGTCATCGAGTATCTCAAGACCCCGCCGACGCGCGAAAGGCTGAAGGAGCTGATCGCAGCCTCCGGGCTCAGCGTGCGCGAGGTTCTGCGGCAGAAGGGAACACCCTATGGCGATCTCGGGCTCGACAATCCCGAACTCAGCGACGAAGAGCTCATCGACGCCATGATGGCGCATCCGATCCTGATCAATCGGCCCATCGTGGTGGCGCCGAAGGGCGTCCGGCTTTGCCGGCCGTCCGAGGTGGTTCTGGAAATCCTGGAAAATCCGGACATCGAGTTCACCAAGGAGGATGGCGAGGTGGTGAAGGGCACCGGCGCATGA
- a CDS encoding aquaporin, whose amino-acid sequence MAGIDLSRRLVAEALGTGLLVAAVVGSGIMAESLTGDTALALLANTIATGAILVVLISILGPISGAHFNPAVTLVFVLRKDLTAQDGAAYVLVQIIGGIAGTLAAHLMFALPVLQASEHVRSGGPQWFSEIVAAFGLVAVILSGIRFERTAVPWLVGLYITSAYWFTASTSFANPAVAIARAFTNTFSGIRPVDLPGFIVAQIIGAVLAFALMSWLLRIPSAGHIPIHPESSS is encoded by the coding sequence ATGGCGGGTATCGATCTTTCCCGCCGCCTGGTTGCCGAGGCCCTCGGCACCGGGCTCCTTGTGGCCGCCGTCGTCGGGTCCGGCATCATGGCCGAGAGCCTGACCGGCGACACGGCACTCGCGCTTCTGGCCAACACGATCGCGACCGGAGCCATTCTGGTCGTTCTGATCTCGATCCTCGGCCCCATTTCGGGGGCGCATTTCAACCCGGCGGTGACGCTCGTCTTCGTCTTGCGCAAGGATCTGACGGCGCAGGACGGAGCAGCCTATGTCCTCGTCCAGATCATCGGCGGCATTGCCGGCACGCTTGCGGCGCATCTGATGTTCGCCCTGCCGGTCCTGCAGGCCTCCGAGCATGTCCGCAGCGGCGGCCCGCAGTGGTTTTCCGAAATCGTCGCGGCCTTCGGGCTCGTTGCCGTCATCCTCAGCGGCATCCGGTTCGAGCGGACGGCGGTTCCGTGGCTCGTCGGGCTCTACATCACGTCGGCCTACTGGTTCACCGCGTCGACGTCCTTCGCCAATCCGGCGGTCGCCATCGCCAGAGCCTTCACCAACACCTTTTCCGGCATTCGCCCGGTGGACCTTCCGGGCTTCATCGTGGCGCAGATCATCGGCGCCGTTCTCGCCTTCGCGCTGATGTCCTGGCTGTTGCGCATCCCCTCGGCGGGCCACATTCCCATACACCCAGAGAGTTCCTCATGA
- a CDS encoding arsenate reductase ArsC has translation MTDHTYNVLFLCTGNSARSIMGEALLNHLGDGRFRAYSAGSFPKGGVNPLTLEVLENAGISTDGLRSKPWDEFAAPGAPQMDFIFTVCDDAAGEQCPVWPGHPMTAHWGIEDPAKAAGPEFRRRAAFEQALGFMRNRIAAFVSLPITSIDRLALQSKLRGIGAMDGSTSQSGSAA, from the coding sequence ATGACGGACCACACCTACAACGTCCTGTTCCTATGCACCGGCAATTCCGCCCGCTCGATCATGGGAGAGGCCCTTCTCAACCATCTCGGCGACGGACGGTTTCGGGCCTATTCGGCCGGCAGCTTTCCGAAGGGCGGCGTCAATCCCCTGACGCTGGAGGTTCTTGAGAACGCCGGAATTTCGACGGACGGCCTGCGATCGAAGCCCTGGGACGAATTCGCCGCTCCCGGCGCGCCGCAAATGGATTTCATCTTCACCGTCTGCGACGACGCGGCGGGCGAGCAATGCCCGGTCTGGCCCGGCCATCCGATGACGGCCCACTGGGGCATCGAGGACCCGGCCAAGGCGGCGGGCCCCGAATTCCGGCGCCGGGCCGCCTTCGAACAGGCGCTCGGCTTCATGCGCAACCGCATTGCCGCCTTCGTCAGCCTGCCGATCACCAGCATCGACCGGCTGGCGCTGCAATCGAAGCTGCGCGGCATCGGCGCCATGGACGGCTCCACGTCACAGTCCGGATCGGCGGCCTGA
- a CDS encoding ArsR/SmtB family transcription factor, translating into MDTERTIVALAALAQPTRLETFRLLVEREPQGVPAGELARLMDVPQNTMSSHLSVLARAGLITGERQSRSIIYRAHLDTIREVALFLLKDCCGGRPDLCAPLVDDLVPCCTPQTTAGRSGPAAQSTEESAKEDA; encoded by the coding sequence ATGGATACAGAAAGAACGATCGTCGCCCTGGCCGCCCTCGCGCAGCCGACCCGTCTTGAGACCTTCCGGCTGCTGGTCGAGAGGGAGCCGCAGGGCGTGCCGGCCGGCGAACTGGCGCGCCTCATGGACGTGCCGCAGAACACGATGTCGTCCCATCTCTCGGTGCTGGCGCGGGCCGGGCTGATTACCGGCGAGCGCCAGAGCCGGTCGATCATCTATCGCGCCCACCTCGACACCATCCGCGAGGTCGCGCTGTTCCTGCTCAAGGACTGCTGCGGCGGCCGGCCGGACCTCTGCGCTCCGCTCGTCGACGATCTCGTTCCCTGCTGCACGCCGCAGACGACGGCCGGACGGTCCGGCCCTGCCGCACAATCGACCGAAGAAAGCGCCAAGGAAGACGCTTGA